A window from Spiroplasma endosymbiont of Aspidapion aeneum encodes these proteins:
- a CDS encoding ABC transporter ATP-binding protein produces MAFKDPKAFTWVKFKELIKFMRTILGKNKLLFFITVCLCFLDNFFFSLTPYLLNKLTSALINKTDEELMGISISLQGWIYICIAYIIVFAILEWLFQVILGLMCVKLETTVRMECLKRLLENDISFYSKNQLGSLMSKTINDSLNIYTGFQAFWNNVFYVLLGCIVILWTAYEIDKEISYVLIGFYFVLVLFSFIVFVKYRRSSIMAINERQREDKILTDKLLNIRLVKSSGSELYEIEKINELSKELDHYYTKYVSWQSVLIGVCGSLGYVMPFITTYLAIYLGNQKNQSVGTISAHCIALLAVDYSLMKTALFIPAMIRSITKLTNAVERLQYIIKSRSLLNISASPKNIKKINSIEFKDVKFNYPEDPKKNILPIINLKFEMGKKYAFVGESGSGKSSIAKLLLRLYDTTEGEIIINNVDDLKNVDLGSYLSRVGYVDQEPKIIYGNFLDNILYANPGKTKDDAIEAAKDAKLHDFVSSLPQGYDTILGERGFILSGGQKQRIVIARIILKEPDLLILDEATSALDHIVEEEIQKELDELSNNRITVAIAHRLPTVKDYDLIYVLGQNCGIVEQGTWKELLKIKDGVFKKLYQYGKY; encoded by the coding sequence ATGGCATTTAAAGATCCAAAAGCATTTACTTGAGTTAAGTTTAAAGAATTAATAAAATTTATGCGTACAATATTAGGCAAAAATAAATTGTTATTTTTTATAACCGTTTGCCTTTGTTTTCTCGATAATTTCTTTTTTTCACTTACGCCTTATTTACTTAATAAACTAACATCAGCATTAATTAACAAAACTGATGAAGAACTGATGGGAATATCTATCAGCTTGCAGGGGTGAATATACATATGTATAGCATATATAATAGTTTTTGCCATTTTAGAATGGCTATTTCAGGTTATATTAGGCCTTATGTGTGTTAAACTAGAAACAACTGTAAGAATGGAATGTTTAAAAAGGTTGTTAGAAAATGATATTAGTTTTTATTCTAAGAACCAACTGGGTTCATTGATGTCAAAAACGATTAATGATAGCCTTAACATTTATACTGGTTTTCAAGCCTTTTGAAATAACGTATTTTATGTTCTGCTTGGATGTATTGTTATTTTATGAACCGCTTATGAAATAGACAAAGAGATATCATATGTTTTAATTGGTTTTTACTTTGTGCTAGTTTTATTTTCATTCATAGTATTTGTAAAATATCGTAGAAGTAGCATTATGGCAATTAATGAACGACAACGTGAGGATAAAATCCTTACCGATAAGTTACTAAATATTCGTCTGGTTAAGTCAAGCGGAAGTGAGCTTTATGAAATTGAAAAAATAAATGAGCTTAGTAAAGAACTAGACCATTATTATACTAAATATGTTTCTTGGCAGTCTGTTCTTATTGGTGTATGTGGTTCACTAGGTTATGTTATGCCATTTATTACAACATATTTAGCAATTTATTTAGGAAATCAAAAGAACCAATCAGTTGGCACAATATCTGCGCATTGTATTGCACTATTAGCGGTGGATTATTCATTAATGAAGACCGCTTTATTTATTCCGGCAATGATTCGATCAATTACAAAATTAACAAATGCTGTTGAAAGACTTCAATATATTATTAAATCAAGGTCTCTTCTAAATATTTCAGCATCACCAAAAAACATTAAAAAGATCAATAGCATTGAATTTAAAGATGTTAAATTTAATTACCCAGAAGACCCTAAAAAAAATATTTTACCAATTATAAACCTTAAATTTGAAATGGGTAAAAAATATGCTTTTGTTGGTGAGTCGGGCAGCGGGAAATCATCAATTGCTAAATTATTATTGCGTCTTTATGACACAACTGAGGGAGAGATAATTATTAATAATGTAGATGATTTAAAAAATGTTGATCTAGGTTCATATTTAAGTAGAGTTGGCTATGTTGATCAAGAACCAAAGATAATTTATGGGAACTTTTTAGATAATATATTATATGCAAATCCGGGTAAAACAAAAGATGATGCTATAGAGGCAGCAAAAGATGCAAAGCTGCATGACTTTGTTTCTTCATTGCCACAAGGATATGATACTATTCTTGGTGAACGTGGATTTATTTTATCTGGTGGACAAAAACAAAGGATTGTTATTGCCCGAATTATTCTTAAAGAACCGGATTTATTGATATTAGATGAGGCAACTAGTGCGCTTGACCATATAGTAGAAGAAGAGATTCAAAAAGAATTGGATGAATTGAGTAATAATAGAATAACTGTAGCTATTGCCCACAGGTTGCCCACAGTTAAAGATTATGATCTTATTTATGTTTTAGGTCAGAACTGTGGTATCGTTGAACAAGGGACGTGAAAAGAGCTACTTAAAATTAAGGATGGTGTCTTTAAAAAATTATATCAATACGGAAAGTATTAA
- the thrS gene encoding threonine--tRNA ligase codes for MKVKLLDNKEIVLDENATVMDCAMKISKSLQKDCFGAIVNGVYYSYNSVLKEDSQVEILTSKNDYIYNNAIANSIRMVIAKSLIDNYRDLRIVNFEQDFSQQIYESKVLFDYSERFKLDDIKKIQLLVNKTISKVNKIEFLGEDIDKYEKDLILSYGDKKYVKEIFDYVKNNNVKVSIVKIIDSVFVSYYPYIENILNFRVELQSFAGEYWQGNSKNEMIQRLAFISGKNENDLKKRILLFEELKNNDHRFIGKNLEVFTFNDLIGQGLPIWLPNGYIIKETIKNYLKEKEWEYDFLTVETPVIGTSELYKISGHWVHYKDDMFSPMVFQKEELVLRPMTCPHHIQIYKSKSRSYKELPLRLAEHANLYRYESSGSLTGLERVRSMELTDSHIFVRKDQIKDEFVRCYKLIEETLSTFNIKIDYLSLSLRDKNDNEKYYQDDEMWDIAEKELESVLVKNNINFKKMIGEAAFYGPKLDVQIRTVLGHEITVSTIQLDFLLPQKFKLEYIANNKIEQPIIIHRGLVGTYERFIAILLEQTKGILPLWLAPTQIEIVPVAMDNSILKYCNILKDELKSHHIRAHVDARDERLNYKIRDAQIKKIPYQLVIGANEVKTDTISYRKYSSEEIINLKQKLFIENIIAEINNKGKK; via the coding sequence ATGAAGGTAAAATTATTAGATAATAAAGAAATTGTTCTGGATGAAAATGCAACAGTTATGGATTGTGCAATGAAGATATCAAAATCATTGCAAAAAGATTGTTTTGGAGCAATTGTAAATGGTGTTTACTATAGTTATAATTCAGTTTTAAAAGAAGATTCTCAAGTGGAAATTTTAACATCTAAAAATGATTACATTTATAATAATGCGATAGCAAATTCAATTAGAATGGTAATAGCAAAATCTTTAATTGATAACTATCGCGATTTAAGAATAGTTAATTTTGAACAAGATTTTTCACAACAAATTTATGAGTCAAAAGTCTTGTTTGATTATTCTGAAAGATTCAAATTAGATGATATTAAAAAAATTCAACTTTTAGTAAATAAAACAATTTCTAAAGTAAACAAAATTGAATTTTTAGGTGAGGATATTGATAAATATGAAAAAGATCTTATATTATCCTATGGTGATAAAAAGTACGTAAAAGAAATTTTTGATTATGTAAAAAATAATAATGTTAAAGTATCTATAGTAAAAATAATAGATAGTGTTTTTGTAAGTTACTATCCATATATAGAAAATATTTTAAATTTTAGAGTTGAACTACAATCATTTGCGGGAGAATACTGACAAGGTAATTCAAAAAATGAAATGATTCAAAGACTAGCATTTATTTCTGGAAAAAATGAAAATGACTTGAAAAAAAGAATATTATTATTTGAAGAACTAAAAAATAATGATCATCGTTTTATTGGAAAGAATTTAGAAGTATTTACATTTAATGATCTGATAGGACAAGGTTTACCAATATGACTACCCAACGGGTATATTATCAAGGAAACTATTAAAAATTATTTAAAAGAAAAAGAATGAGAATATGATTTTTTAACCGTCGAAACCCCAGTGATAGGAACAAGCGAATTATATAAAATTTCTGGACATTGAGTTCATTATAAAGATGATATGTTTTCACCTATGGTATTTCAAAAAGAAGAACTTGTATTGAGACCAATGACTTGTCCACATCATATTCAAATTTATAAATCAAAATCTAGAAGCTACAAAGAACTCCCTTTAAGATTGGCGGAACACGCAAATCTTTATCGATACGAATCATCTGGTTCATTGACTGGTTTGGAGAGAGTAAGGTCAATGGAGCTTACAGATTCTCATATATTTGTCCGAAAAGATCAAATTAAGGATGAATTTGTGAGATGCTATAAGCTAATTGAAGAAACATTATCTACATTTAATATTAAAATAGATTATCTTTCATTATCCTTAAGAGATAAAAATGATAATGAAAAATATTATCAAGATGATGAAATGTGAGATATCGCTGAAAAAGAGTTGGAAAGTGTTTTAGTTAAAAATAACATTAATTTCAAGAAAATGATTGGTGAAGCTGCATTTTATGGTCCAAAATTAGACGTTCAAATACGAACAGTTTTAGGACATGAAATAACAGTATCAACAATTCAATTAGATTTCTTATTACCACAAAAATTTAAACTTGAATATATTGCAAATAATAAAATTGAACAACCAATTATTATTCATAGAGGGTTAGTTGGAACATATGAACGATTTATTGCAATTTTATTAGAACAAACTAAAGGTATATTACCTTTGTGATTAGCACCAACACAAATAGAAATTGTACCTGTCGCTATGGATAATAGTATATTAAAATATTGTAATATTTTAAAAGATGAATTAAAATCACATCATATTAGAGCTCATGTTGATGCCCGCGATGAAAGATTAAATTATAAAATACGAGATGCTCAAATTAAAAAGATTCCATATCAACTTGTAATTGGAGCGAATGAAGTTAAAACTGATACTATAAGCTATCGTAAATATTCTAGTGAAGAAATAATTAATCTTAAACAGAAATTATTCATAGAAAATATAATTGCAGAAATAAATAATAAGGGGAAAAAGTAA
- a CDS encoding ferredoxin: MKNKKTYIDKSICIGCCACVSVDDTGTLFMDEDGLAEAKDNNLELRECQAVCPTQAVIIDDDNK; this comes from the coding sequence ATGAAAAACAAAAAAACATATATAGATAAGTCTATTTGTATTGGGTGTTGTGCTTGTGTAAGTGTTGACGATACTGGAACACTATTTATGGATGAAGATGGTTTAGCCGAGGCTAAAGATAACAACCTTGAATTAAGAGAATGTCAAGCAGTGTGTCCAACACAAGCGGTGATTATTGATGATGATAATAAGTAA
- the pyk gene encoding pyruvate kinase, with protein sequence MKHYDLSKMHKRTKLITTVGPSCHSKEKILELFENGMTTVRLNFSHANFVEHGERLKWIHEIRKEKGIPISIMLDTKGPEIRVGKMKDGKQKIVAGNVITIYSNPDDFDKRECTAMELQMSYDMSKDVKVGDTVLVDDGKLNLTVIEVKKQVVKAKAFNTHEVKTNKRVNLPGVNFSLPFLAEKDHKDIIFGIENGIDYIAASFVNTAENVNEIRKILADNNAKHVQIISKIESQIGIDNIDKIIDASDGIMVARGDLGLEIPYYDVPYWEKIMIRKCREKGKIVIVATQMLESMTDNPAPTRAEVTDVYYAVELGADATMLSGESANGEYPFIATNTMSTIAKRAEIEFYHKLYYSTQLATVKKVSKNGERSIIAGKVADKVIDGDYEYAIIASRTGSLLKEVSKFRPNVRILGVCPEEKLWTAFGVWHSVFMTKIDDFDKFILDKKAINDVAKNHGAKPGEKILFVRNETIEDIIIK encoded by the coding sequence ATGAAACATTATGACCTAAGCAAAATGCATAAAAGAACTAAGTTAATTACAACAGTTGGCCCAAGTTGTCATTCAAAAGAAAAAATACTTGAATTATTTGAAAACGGAATGACAACTGTTAGGCTAAACTTTTCACATGCAAATTTTGTTGAACATGGAGAAAGATTAAAATGAATCCATGAAATTAGAAAAGAAAAAGGAATTCCTATTTCTATAATGTTGGATACAAAAGGTCCAGAAATTAGAGTAGGAAAAATGAAAGATGGAAAACAAAAAATAGTCGCAGGTAATGTAATTACAATCTATTCAAATCCAGATGATTTTGACAAGAGAGAATGCACCGCGATGGAATTACAAATGTCTTATGACATGTCAAAAGATGTTAAAGTTGGAGATACAGTGCTTGTTGATGATGGTAAATTAAATTTGACTGTCATTGAAGTTAAAAAACAAGTTGTAAAGGCAAAAGCCTTTAATACACATGAGGTTAAAACAAATAAACGAGTTAATTTACCTGGTGTTAATTTTTCATTACCATTTTTAGCAGAAAAAGATCATAAGGATATAATTTTTGGAATTGAAAACGGAATTGATTATATTGCAGCAAGCTTTGTAAATACTGCAGAAAATGTAAATGAAATTAGAAAAATTTTAGCAGATAATAATGCAAAGCACGTACAAATTATTTCAAAAATAGAATCACAAATCGGAATTGATAATATTGATAAAATTATTGATGCAAGTGATGGAATAATGGTTGCCCGTGGTGATTTGGGACTTGAAATACCTTATTATGATGTACCTTATTGAGAAAAAATTATGATAAGAAAATGTCGTGAAAAAGGAAAAATTGTTATTGTAGCAACGCAAATGTTAGAATCAATGACAGATAACCCAGCTCCTACAAGAGCTGAAGTGACCGATGTTTATTACGCTGTTGAACTAGGAGCAGATGCTACAATGTTAAGTGGTGAATCTGCAAATGGTGAGTATCCATTTATTGCAACAAATACAATGTCAACTATTGCTAAGAGGGCAGAAATTGAATTTTATCATAAGTTGTATTATAGCACACAATTAGCAACAGTTAAAAAAGTATCTAAGAATGGTGAACGTTCAATAATAGCTGGCAAAGTGGCAGATAAGGTAATTGATGGTGATTATGAATATGCTATAATAGCATCAAGAACGGGATCACTTTTAAAAGAGGTGTCAAAATTTAGACCAAATGTTAGAATTCTTGGAGTATGTCCAGAAGAAAAACTATGAACAGCATTTGGTGTGTGACACTCAGTTTTTATGACAAAAATAGATGATTTTGATAAATTTATTTTAGATAAGAAAGCTATTAATGATGTCGCTAAAAATCATGGTGCAAAGCCTGGAGAAAAAATATTATTTGTTCGTAATGAAACAATTGAAGATATTATTATTAAATAA
- the trpS gene encoding tryptophan--tRNA ligase, with protein sequence MENKTILSGITATGKLTIGNYFGAIKNLVECQDKYNLYAFIANLHAITISIESKILSENIFEMLKIYKACGLDFKKSNIYLQSDIKAIGTLNWVLTCQTTIGELSRMTQYKDKSQNIKAGNNTNYIPTGILTYPILMASDILLFSPDIVSVGVDQKQHVELTRDLAIRFNNKYTTTFKIPKFETPKVGSKIFDLMDPTKKMSKSSGNQKSYIQILDSPSIIRKKISSAITDSENIVKYDPNLKPGVSNLITIYASAKDISIREAENLLRNKNYKEFKDAVSDSLINILTPIQERYKDIDLDDIKNDLENNAKKLNKLANNNLDIILKKTGINIF encoded by the coding sequence ATGGAAAATAAAACAATTCTTTCTGGAATAACAGCAACAGGAAAACTTACCATTGGTAATTACTTCGGAGCAATTAAGAATTTAGTAGAGTGTCAAGATAAATATAATTTATATGCATTTATCGCAAATCTTCACGCAATTACCATTTCAATTGAAAGTAAAATCTTATCAGAAAACATATTTGAAATGTTAAAGATCTACAAGGCGTGTGGTTTGGATTTTAAAAAGTCAAATATATATTTACAAAGTGATATTAAGGCAATAGGAACTTTGAATTGAGTTTTAACGTGTCAAACAACAATTGGCGAATTATCAAGAATGACTCAATATAAAGACAAATCTCAAAATATAAAAGCAGGAAATAATACAAACTACATTCCAACAGGAATATTAACATATCCAATATTGATGGCATCTGATATATTATTATTCTCTCCAGATATTGTTTCTGTTGGTGTTGACCAAAAACAACACGTGGAATTAACAAGAGATTTGGCAATAAGATTTAATAATAAATATACAACAACTTTTAAAATTCCAAAATTTGAAACTCCCAAAGTTGGGTCTAAAATATTTGATTTAATGGACCCAACAAAAAAGATGTCAAAATCAAGTGGTAATCAAAAATCATACATTCAGATATTAGATAGTCCATCTATTATTAGAAAGAAAATATCGAGCGCAATAACAGATAGTGAAAATATTGTAAAATACGATCCAAATTTAAAACCCGGGGTTAGTAATTTAATAACAATATATGCTTCAGCCAAAGATATCTCCATAAGAGAAGCTGAAAATTTACTAAGGAATAAAAATTATAAAGAATTTAAGGACGCGGTTAGTGATTCACTAATAAATATTCTGACACCAATTCAAGAACGTTATAAAGATATTGATCTGGATGATATAAAAAATGACTTAGAAAACAATGCTAAAAAATTAAATAAATTAGCTAATAACAATCTTGATATTATTCTTAAGAAAACTGGTATAAATATTTTTTAA
- a CDS encoding formate/nitrite transporter family protein, translated as MSNINENNTNKFEKKFLSSSVEGTIGSFKAAIDKMKYSFLKQINLGVLGGAILALAYVACISATLGVKTAGISNLINGVIFPAGIVLITFLGGGLYTSHVVAVIPTIRGAVKFSKFLYGIFGVFIGNFIGTGIIALLIYSCGLFDNGQAFASAAFNLATHKMYGFGTYLNKNGTADWSLASKSMLACFASGILCNLLVSATLPATYSTKSDTTKIMLLFFLILFFIASGFQHSPANTFVFWILFFESITKVIIVPGHFVIIMYCFDFLTINIIFSFIGNFIGGGLLTPGILYVINREHMNNIFNKN; from the coding sequence ATGTCAAATATTAACGAAAACAATACAAATAAATTCGAAAAAAAATTTTTGAGTTCTTCTGTAGAAGGAACAATTGGTTCTTTTAAAGCGGCAATTGATAAGATGAAATATTCATTTTTAAAACAAATAAATTTAGGTGTACTTGGTGGTGCTATTTTAGCTCTTGCTTATGTAGCTTGTATTTCAGCTACATTGGGTGTTAAAACTGCTGGAATATCAAATCTTATAAACGGAGTTATTTTTCCCGCGGGGATTGTTCTAATTACATTTCTTGGGGGTGGTTTATATACTAGTCACGTAGTTGCAGTTATTCCAACTATTAGGGGAGCTGTTAAATTTAGCAAATTCTTATATGGGATATTTGGTGTTTTTATTGGTAATTTTATTGGAACAGGTATAATAGCATTACTTATTTATAGCTGTGGATTATTTGATAATGGTCAAGCTTTTGCATCGGCTGCATTTAATTTGGCAACTCATAAAATGTATGGATTTGGTACTTATTTGAACAAAAATGGTACAGCGGATTGAAGTTTGGCATCGAAGTCTATGCTTGCTTGTTTTGCTTCTGGAATATTGTGTAATTTATTAGTAAGTGCAACACTTCCAGCTACATATTCTACAAAGTCAGATACAACTAAAATTATGTTACTATTCTTCTTAATATTATTCTTCATTGCATCCGGATTTCAACATAGCCCAGCAAACACATTTGTTTTTTGGATATTATTTTTTGAATCAATAACTAAAGTTATTATAGTCCCCGGACATTTTGTTATAATTATGTATTGTTTTGATTTTTTAACCATTAATATTATTTTTTCATTCATAGGAAATTTTATTGGTGGTGGTTTATTAACTCCTGGAATTCTATACGTTATTAATAGGGAACATATGAATAATATATTTAATAAAAATTAA
- the pyk gene encoding pyruvate kinase, giving the protein MRKFEFYEPAEIENKVKRTKVITTIGPSTSTKDDICKLFESGMNVIRLNFSHGSHEEHLPKINYVKELRNELKRPISIMLDTKGPEIRVGKFANGQIKVERGQHITIYTSHNEYINKECKAGEMTTSYDMSIDLKKGDTVLVDDGKLILKVKNIKKELIECEAFNSHIIKTNKRVNLPGVNFSLPFLDDKDKKDILFGIKQNVDYIAASFVNTHDNILEIRKILKENNGEGIQIISKIESQIGIQNIDKIIEVSDGVMVARGDLGLEIPFYEVPYWQKQIIRKCKAEGKIAIVATQMLESMTDNPSPTRAEITDVYYATELGADATMLSGESAAGSYPFLATSIMATINKRAELAFYGKIYYDRALSTAKSNIKGKRDEIACQLAEETRNGECEFAIVASRTGALLKSISKFRPNVTILGVCEDEKFYTKFGACHSIFMNNVDKIDTTFASDSELSKIAKFWGAKTNDLIYIARNDSLRKIKVK; this is encoded by the coding sequence ATGAGAAAATTTGAATTCTATGAACCAGCAGAAATAGAGAACAAGGTAAAAAGAACAAAGGTAATAACAACAATTGGTCCCAGCACATCAACAAAAGATGACATCTGTAAGCTATTTGAATCTGGTATGAATGTTATTCGTTTAAACTTTTCCCACGGAAGCCACGAAGAACATTTACCTAAAATAAATTATGTAAAGGAATTGAGAAATGAATTAAAGCGCCCAATTTCTATAATGTTAGATACTAAAGGGCCAGAGATAAGAGTTGGTAAGTTTGCTAATGGTCAAATAAAGGTTGAAAGAGGTCAACATATAACTATTTATACTTCTCACAATGAATATATCAATAAGGAGTGTAAAGCTGGTGAAATGACAACATCGTATGATATGTCAATTGATCTTAAAAAAGGAGACACAGTATTAGTTGATGATGGTAAATTAATTTTGAAAGTTAAAAATATTAAAAAGGAATTAATTGAGTGTGAGGCATTTAATTCACATATAATTAAAACAAATAAACGAGTTAATTTACCTGGTGTTAATTTTTCATTACCATTTTTAGATGATAAAGATAAGAAAGACATATTATTTGGGATAAAGCAAAATGTTGATTATATAGCAGCTAGCTTTGTTAATACACATGATAACATTTTAGAAATTAGAAAAATATTAAAAGAAAATAATGGAGAAGGTATTCAAATTATTTCAAAAATAGAATCTCAAATTGGAATTCAGAATATTGATAAGATAATTGAAGTTAGTGATGGTGTAATGGTAGCTCGTGGAGATTTAGGTCTCGAAATTCCATTTTATGAAGTTCCATATTGACAAAAACAGATAATCAGAAAATGTAAAGCAGAGGGTAAAATTGCAATTGTGGCAACACAAATGTTAGAATCGATGACCGATAATCCATCTCCAACAAGAGCTGAGATAACAGATGTTTATTATGCAACAGAATTAGGGGCTGATGCTACAATGTTAAGTGGGGAATCAGCTGCTGGCTCATATCCATTTTTAGCAACTAGCATAATGGCTACAATCAATAAAAGGGCTGAGCTAGCCTTTTATGGAAAAATTTATTATGATCGCGCACTTTCAACTGCTAAATCAAATATCAAAGGAAAAAGAGATGAAATTGCATGTCAGTTAGCAGAAGAAACTAGAAATGGTGAATGTGAATTTGCAATTGTTGCCTCTAGAACCGGAGCATTATTAAAATCTATATCAAAATTTAGACCTAATGTAACTATTTTGGGTGTCTGCGAAGATGAAAAATTTTATACAAAATTCGGTGCATGTCACTCAATATTTATGAATAATGTTGATAAAATTGATACCACATTTGCTAGTGATAGCGAACTTTCAAAAATTGCAAAATTTTGAGGTGCTAAAACCAATGATTTAATTTATATTGCAAGAAATGATTCACTTCGCAAAATAAAAGTTAAATAA
- a CDS encoding DNA/RNA helicase domain-containing protein produces MIIYTNDKENFIKDVTYNKIGDILEKNIYDKLSKKITLGERISWENSLKSMALVLQDSNIDNTVGINLEYKVPGTNKRVDMIITGVDQNENRTAIIVELKQWRSAKAVFEKDGLVLSRVGNEERELTHPSQQVLTYKNIIEQTIFNVNNYKLKPCAFLHNYIRNDNDEEPLLNNHYKKYTDQAPIFFKYDVQKFVEYINKSLYYGDSGNLMRLIENSELSYKNSIQDKLWDIIASNYEFSLVDSQKIIYENILYFAKKCKKDLKKRCIIVNGQPGTGKTAVLISALGKLLSENLSAKYIAKSSSIRNFNIDKISKVNSEKTITKAYINKVVCGSGSFISSKLNEYNCLLVDEAHRLCGKSGIFKNVGDNQIREIMNSSNLAVFFVDDNQLVTTYDIGSKNNILKFANEIYHKDEIYEYKLDGQFRANGSNEYINWIESLLYNKDNYISREIDYDFKVYSDISVFKNDLHKLNTNNNCRIVANYNWNWVSKNDHNQYDICIESEKWQWNLKDDKKWAYLPSSFEQVGSIFTCQGLEFEYCGVIIGDMFDIVDDKLVTRPEKKPKSDSTSFYGLFAKIKKNDKNALIKADQIIRNSLYVLLTRGVKGTYVYFTNPKVKDWFIKKIENRGKI; encoded by the coding sequence ATGATTATATATACAAATGATAAAGAAAATTTTATTAAAGATGTTACTTATAATAAGATTGGTGATATTTTAGAAAAAAATATTTATGACAAGTTAAGTAAAAAGATAACACTAGGCGAAAGAATATCTTGGGAAAACTCATTAAAATCAATGGCACTTGTTCTTCAAGATTCAAACATTGATAATACGGTCGGCATTAATTTAGAATATAAAGTTCCAGGAACTAATAAACGTGTTGATATGATTATCACTGGTGTTGATCAAAATGAAAATAGAACAGCTATAATTGTTGAGTTAAAGCAATGGAGATCTGCTAAAGCTGTTTTTGAAAAAGATGGACTTGTATTATCTAGGGTTGGTAATGAAGAACGAGAACTTACACATCCATCTCAACAAGTTTTAACATATAAAAATATAATTGAACAAACAATTTTTAATGTTAATAATTATAAATTAAAACCTTGTGCGTTTTTACACAATTATATAAGAAATGATAATGATGAAGAGCCACTGTTAAATAACCATTACAAAAAATATACAGACCAAGCACCTATATTTTTTAAATATGATGTTCAAAAATTTGTCGAATACATTAATAAATCATTATATTATGGAGATTCTGGTAACCTAATGAGATTAATTGAGAACTCAGAACTATCATATAAAAACTCAATTCAAGATAAACTTTGGGACATTATTGCCAGCAATTATGAGTTTTCATTAGTTGATTCACAAAAAATTATATATGAAAATATTCTATATTTTGCAAAAAAATGTAAAAAAGATTTAAAAAAAAGATGTATTATTGTCAATGGACAACCAGGAACCGGAAAAACAGCCGTTCTTATTAGTGCGTTAGGAAAACTTTTGAGTGAAAATTTATCTGCAAAATATATTGCTAAAAGTTCTTCAATTAGAAATTTTAATATTGATAAGATTTCGAAGGTAAACTCTGAGAAAACTATCACTAAAGCATATATTAATAAGGTTGTTTGTGGTTCTGGCTCTTTTATTAGTTCAAAGTTAAATGAGTATAATTGTTTGTTAGTAGATGAGGCTCATAGATTATGTGGAAAATCTGGAATATTTAAAAATGTTGGTGATAATCAAATAAGAGAAATCATGAATAGTTCAAATCTTGCTGTTTTTTTTGTTGATGATAATCAATTAGTAACCACATATGATATTGGTAGCAAAAATAACATTTTAAAGTTTGCGAATGAAATTTATCATAAAGATGAAATATATGAATATAAATTAGATGGACAATTTAGAGCAAATGGGTCAAATGAGTATATAAATTGAATTGAATCATTACTTTATAATAAGGATAATTATATCTCAAGAGAAATAGATTATGATTTTAAAGTTTATAGCGATATTTCTGTCTTTAAAAATGATTTACATAAATTAAATACCAATAATAATTGTCGAATTGTAGCAAATTACAATTGAAATTGAGTTTCTAAAAATGACCACAATCAATATGATATATGTATTGAGAGTGAGAAATGACAATGAAACCTTAAAGATGACAAAAAGTGAGCATATTTACCATCATCGTTTGAACAAGTGGGTTCAATATTTACATGCCAAGGATTAGAATTTGAATATTGCGGTGTTATCATTGGTGATATGTTTGATATTGTTGATGATAAACTGGTTACTAGACCAGAAAAAAAACCAAAGTCTGATAGTACTTCATTTTATGGCCTTTTTGCAAAAATTAAGAAAAATGATAAAAACGCGTTAATAAAGGCAGATCAAATAATAAGAAATTCTTTATATGTTCTTCTTACACGCGGTGTCAAGGGGACATATGTTTATTTTACAAATCCAAAGGTAAAAGATTGATTTATTAAAAAAATTGAAAATCGAGGAAAAATTTAA